The genomic DNA TATATATGAAGGAAATGTGAACAGGGTATAAAGAGAATGTATTATTGAATTTTAAGCGTGCGAAGCCGGTTGATGGCTCCGGCCAGTTCAATCATTCGGAAACCGGCCAGATTTCCCGAGAGCAGAGAAGACAAACCATCCAGGCCGGCTCTTTCGATCTGTTTCTCAACAACTGCAAGAAGCTCTTGTATTGTCTTTTCACCGTTAAGTTTATCCTTAAGAAAGAGAATCGCTTCAGTTATCGCTTTTGTCTGAGACAACTCTTCCAACTGTTCCAGATCGGTCAGATCGATTACAGTCCGCCCCATATTTATCCGGCGAACCTCTCTGACAAACACGCTTTTCTTTCCATAATGGTTCAAAGGGTCGACAGAACCGGCAAGGGGAATTCTCATAGTAGGAGTAATATGGGTATCATTTCCCTCCATTCTCCGGGGAGAAGGAAAGGTACGGACTAATTCTCCGGCCCGCCCGGTTACATCGAGAGGAAGATAATCTTTCATCTGTATGACTGTCGTGGAATGAGAGAAATAGTCGCCCGATCCGCCCAGAACCAGAATGGTTGATACGCCGTTATCCTGGTAAAGCTGATCCACTCTGTCTATAAAAGGCGTTATAGGCTCATCTTCTTTAGCGACCAGTTCCTGCATCAGTCTGTCGCGAATCATGAAATTTGTCGCGCAGGTATCTTCGTCCATAAGCAGAACTTCCGCCCCGGCTTCCAGTCCTTCCATCAGCGCGGCGGCTTGAGATGTGCTGCCGCTGGCATTTTGAGTGGAAAAAGCATCTGTTCTTATGCCGCCCGGAAGATGATCGATAAAAGGAGAGATATTGACTTTTGCAACCGGTCTTCCGCTATATGAGCGGATTTTCAATGCGCTTCGCAGCGAAACAGCCATTTCCCGGCCGTCTCCGGGAATGTGATTATACACACCGGCTGCCAACGCTTTAAGCAGCGTCGACTTCCCGTGATATCCACCGCCTGTAATCAACGTAATTCCCCGTGGAACTGCCATTCCCCGGACTGCTGTTCCGTCGGGTAATGAGATGTTTTCCGCAAGACTTTCGGGAGAGGAGAAAGGCACGGCACAGCGGGATTCAACCGGTTCATCGCTGTCACCGCCGGTCCGGGGAAGTATAGAACCGTCGGCTATAAAGGCTACAAGATTTTTCTCCTCAAGACTGGAACGGAGGAACTCAGACCGGAGTGCTGTATTCAGATGATTCAGACAGGCTTCTGGTTCAATATTCTCCCTGAAAAAGGCTTTCTTCATAATACGGGGAACTTCTTCCAGAATCATTAATTCGGCCAGTTTCGCATTGATCAACCGCCCTTCTGCAGGCAGCCCGACAAAAAACCTGAGTTCCAGAGTATCATCTCTCACTAAAAATGAATTTCTCTCAAGTATCGCCTGCCCCGGTTTATCCACAGTGATCAATCCGCTGTTTCCCGTTCCGCGGATAAAAGAATAGGCTTCACTCTCCCGGAAGAAACGGCGGATCATGAAATCACCGAACGCTGTCACCCGGAGAGGATTCTCTCCAAGTCCCGGAGGAATATAGGTATAGGATTTATTAAATACTGCGCGATAGAGTCCCGTGAAGGACGGAGCATAGGGATCTTTCGGGATTCTTTCGATGATAAGACGAAAATCACCAAAATCATATTCCCCGATTAAAGACTGATAGGCACCGTAATCCCGCCCATTGATTCCGGCGAGAAAAGACCTGATCGAATCATTATTTTTCATGGCTCCCTACTTCTGAAAATTTTAATTCAACTCATTTTTTTCATCAACAGTTAAAAATAAACACAGAGTCACTTGATATTTTTTTATCTATACAATAAGTTAGTAATGGTTACTATTATTAGCCAAGCCAACACTACCTGAATGTGTTCGGGAGTGCGGGCTGTAATTTGAACAAAGGGGAATACCCGGTTGCCGTATCGGGATTCCTTATTGGAGATATAAAAATGAAAATTGCTGTGATTGGTTGTACCCATGCCGGGACAGCGGCTATTGTAAACGCCGCAAAACTGTACCCCGATGCCGAAATAACTGTTTATGAAAGAAATAACAATATATCGTTTCTCTCCTGCGGGATAGCTCTTTATGTGGGAGGATTTGTCGAAGACCCGAACGGACTTTTCTACAGCTCTCCGGAAAAACTCGTTGAGCTCGGAGTCGATACGAAAATGGAACACGAAGTTCTCGGGGCCGACCTGGACAGAAGAACCCTCCTTATCAGAGATATAAAAGGAAACAAAGAGTTTGAAGATACATATGACAAACTGATTATTACAACCGGTTCATGGCCCCTGACTCCCCCGATAAAGGGAATCGACCTGGAGAATATCGTTCTTTCCAAAAATTTCGATCACTCCAATGTGATTATAGAGAAATCCGATAAGGCGGAGAGGATTGTCGTTATTGGAGCCGGTTATATCGGTGTCGAACTTGTAGAAGCTTTCCGCCACAAAGGTAAGGAAGTGACTTTAATAGATGCGGAGGAGAGAATCCTCAGCAAGTACCTCGACAAGGACAATACCGATGCGGCGGAAGCGGCTCTCAAGGCTGAAGGGATCAATCTGGCCCTGAATCAGACGGTTCAGTCCTTTGAAGGAACAGAGGGCAAAGTGAGCAAAGTCATAACCGACAAAGGGGAATACGAAACCGATCTGGTCATTCTCTGTATCGGCTTCCGTCCCAATACGGGCCTGTTCAAGGATCAGGTAGAAATGCTCGGCAACGGCGCCATTGTCGTAGACCGCTATATGAGAACCAGCCGGGAGGATGTTTTTGCTGCAGGAGACAGCTGTGCCGTTATCTTCAATCCCACA from Spirochaeta isovalerica includes the following:
- a CDS encoding ABC-ATPase domain-containing protein; translation: MKNNDSIRSFLAGINGRDYGAYQSLIGEYDFGDFRLIIERIPKDPYAPSFTGLYRAVFNKSYTYIPPGLGENPLRVTAFGDFMIRRFFRESEAYSFIRGTGNSGLITVDKPGQAILERNSFLVRDDTLELRFFVGLPAEGRLINAKLAELMILEEVPRIMKKAFFRENIEPEACLNHLNTALRSEFLRSSLEEKNLVAFIADGSILPRTGGDSDEPVESRCAVPFSSPESLAENISLPDGTAVRGMAVPRGITLITGGGYHGKSTLLKALAAGVYNHIPGDGREMAVSLRSALKIRSYSGRPVAKVNISPFIDHLPGGIRTDAFSTQNASGSTSQAAALMEGLEAGAEVLLMDEDTCATNFMIRDRLMQELVAKEDEPITPFIDRVDQLYQDNGVSTILVLGGSGDYFSHSTTVIQMKDYLPLDVTGRAGELVRTFPSPRRMEGNDTHITPTMRIPLAGSVDPLNHYGKKSVFVREVRRINMGRTVIDLTDLEQLEELSQTKAITEAILFLKDKLNGEKTIQELLAVVEKQIERAGLDGLSSLLSGNLAGFRMIELAGAINRLRTLKIQ
- a CDS encoding FAD-dependent oxidoreductase, which encodes MKIAVIGCTHAGTAAIVNAAKLYPDAEITVYERNNNISFLSCGIALYVGGFVEDPNGLFYSSPEKLVELGVDTKMEHEVLGADLDRRTLLIRDIKGNKEFEDTYDKLIITTGSWPLTPPIKGIDLENIVLSKNFDHSNVIIEKSDKAERIVVIGAGYIGVELVEAFRHKGKEVTLIDAEERILSKYLDKDNTDAAEAALKAEGINLALNQTVQSFEGTEGKVSKVITDKGEYETDLVILCIGFRPNTGLFKDQVEMLGNGAIVVDRYMRTSREDVFAAGDSCAVIFNPTDSSRYIPLATNAVRMGTLVAKNLMEPQVRYMGTQGTSGIKIYDLNIASTGLTAAAAESEGLIVDSVTIEENHRPEFMPDFEKVRLTLVFEKESQRIVGAQLRSKIDLTQSINTISVAIQNHMTLPELALTDFFFQPHYNKPWNFINQAALAGMDKV